The genomic window CTCGAAGGCTGCTTCCCCGTCCTGTCCAAAAACCTCAGATACTCATCAAGAATAAGATACGACTTCGCCATCAAACTATTCGGCTCCGGCACCAACGACGGCTGACCCCTGTGTCTCTCACAAaacccctcaaactccccatcCGAAATAGTAAACTTGTGCCCATTCCTCAGCGTCTCCTCCGTGTCATTCTCCCCCGCCACAATCAACACCTGAAAGCACTTCCACCGAAAAGGCTTCAGCTCGCCAATCCGCTCATTCATATCCTCCATGTAATTCAACCGGTTAACAACGGTATTAATCTTGAACAAAACCCCATACTTCTCACACCACCTGGCAATCTCACACAGCTTCTTCACCTGGGTTCCTGTCCCACGCCCAATCTGGATATTGGTCGCCTCGTCAAACGAGTCGCAACTGACAGCGAGGATGTCAAGGTTTTTGCCGTGCTTGCGGAGGAAGTCCTCCCTGATTAGGCTACCATTGGTGACGATGGAGACTGACTCGAGTTTGAGGTCTTGTTTGCAAAAGTCGATCATTTCGCCGAGGAACTTGGGGTAGAGGAAGGGCTCGCCGCCGGCAAAGTTGAGCTTTCTCATGCCGGCGTTGGCGAGGAGACGGAGACCTTCTTTGGCGCGGTTGGGGTCTTCGATGTAGCTTGTGCTTGCGGTGTGGAAGCAGAAGCCGCAGGTGTAGTTGCAGCGGCGGGTGAAGTGGTAGTTGACCGAGACGGGGATTTGGCCGCGGTTACGACGGGTGTGGAGATGGTGCAGAGAtatgaagatgatggtgaagagggctAGTAGCCACATTATGGTTCCCATATTgggtgtgttgttgggtcAAAGGCTTGTGTTGTTATGATTTCGCTTTGGGGACAGAAGAATGAAGAGTGAGGGATGAGATGCCAAATGAATGACTTAAGAGGGCATACAGTAGGCCTCACACGTGCCCCCAATTCTTCAGTGACGGGAAAAGGTGTGGGCTATGAGGGGCTCATAGAAAGCTGAGGCGAACACTGTAGGCCTCGCCCAGTCATCAAGCGGGGAGTCTACAACCTCTTTGACTCGTGCGGATCCTTGCATGTGGCCTGCAAAATTCTGCTTAAGAAGCAAACAATTCGTCGAGGACTCAGCAGTCACCCTGTTATTAGGTGGACAGATTCTAAGCTCATCTTTTGgtctctttctcttgccTTTGAGACACTACCATAGGATAATgaaacatcaacaactcaACAATGGTGCCAGAAGCCCGTAGAACTCGCGACCTGATCTTTGTCATCGGTAAAGCCATCATAGTATCACTACCCCAACATTTCATTCTGGGCTGACCGCTTCCCAGGTGCTCCCGGAGCGGGAAAGGGTACCCTCTGCAAAATGCTGGCGGAAGCTAACAACGTcgaccacctctccctcggaGACCTTTTACGGCAAACCGTGTCATCACCCAACGCAGACCAATTAATCGCCGGGTGCATCCACCGTGGAGAGCTCCTACCAACACATATACTCCACGAACTTTTGTATCACCGCGTGGCCCAACCTGTATCCTCTACCGCTGCTCGACCCCTCCTGCTGGACGGTTTTCCCCGGCGGTTGGACCAGGCTAGAGAATTTGAAGCAGTGGCAAGTACCCGAACTGGCGCACTTTACTCATTATTTCGGGAGCTGGCGGCTGAGTCTGCTAACTGACACCTCGCAGTTTGGACCCCCAAAGCTCATTCTCTTCTTTGACTGTCCCGAAGATCTCGCGAGAGAAAGGGTTGTCACGAGAAAATTAGGTCGAATTGGCGACACAGTTGAGATGTTCGACAAGCGGTATTCCGAGTTTCGCGAGTCAAACCCGCCAATCGTGAGCCATTACGCGAGACCCGAGGGCAGACTAATCACAGTATGTCGTAAAGAATACCGTCTTCAGAATGAGAGTGTCACTAAGATGAATAGATCGACACCAGTGGCGCAACAGAAGAATCATATCAGAAGCTGCAGGCTGCTCTGGGTAGCAGTGAGGAATGGGCAGCTCTGACTTCCGAAGCCCCGAAATTCCCCGTCGAATGGTTACGAGAAATGACAGACGATCAGGCCCACAGTTAGTGCAAGTCAAAACAGAGCTGAGAAATTATAGAGAAGCAGGCCTTTGGTATAGTTGGTGTACGGTGCTGCCGACGGATGGTGATAATGGTGATTATGATCTCTTCTGCCCCATCATCTCAAAATACGCCGTCAACTTCCCCACCGGCCTCCCCTTCCTAAACGCCCACCCATACCTCCTCATAAACTCTCCAATCCTCtcatccatcctctccatctcccccattttctcctcctcactcgcctccccatccagcaCCCTCTGCAGctccacctcgccaacctcgtGTCCAAAATCCATATTATCCCTCACAATCCTGAACTCCTCATCCGCGATCCACGTCTCACGGGTGGTAACAAAATCCGCCATGATGCCCAGCCCAAAATCCTCTTTTTCATGAGCTTGAATCCCCGTGATATTCTCGACACAAGCCGCAATGTCGCTCACCCTGTTGAGCTCCTCAAACCGCGAGTTGGTAAAGTCACCGCCTTTTCGAATCTTGGCTTCCCATATCCCGTTGCGGCGGCGGATCCAggcgccggaggaggagaggaggttaGACTTGTCGTAGTAGGTGTCGCGGAttgtttggagggggagtgagCGGAGGGATTGGAAGGGTGGGATGCCGCCGTTTTGGGTAAGGTggcgggcggcgagggagtgGAATTTGCGTTCGACTTCTAGGATGCAGGGGGAGAGGACTTTCTGGAGGGGTGGCCGGATAGCCATTGGTAGGTGGGTGTGTTGGTTTCTGTGTGCATTCGGTTTGAGTGAGAAGTCGAGAGGATTAAAGGACACTGAGAAAAGTGTGAGCAAATGTGGTGAATGCAATGAGGCCTACAGTCGGAAGTTCTCACTTAAAACCTGTGTGTAACGAACAACTTTTGGTGGGGCAAGAGTGAATGGGAGcaagtgagtgagtgagcaGCGAGTGGCCTGTGCTTGCAAACAGATTTGACAACGATTTGTAAACATCGCAAAATTACCGTCTATGATACATCCAAAATTCCCATCACCCGTCCCCGGTTTCACACACCTCAGAATAACAAACCTTACAGAGAAACAACCAACTTGGTCCCactaacaccccccctcaacttctccaacccTGCCCCAataacccccaaccccttaCCCACAACCTCAATCTCCAACGGCATCTTAAACCGTCCCGACTCAACCAAATCCACCAATTTCGTCATCGCCGCCCCGCCCCCATCAGTCTGGAACGCCATCCGGCCAAACACCGTCGCGGCCTTGACCCCCTCCGAcacctccaacttctcccccgtcATAACATGACTATACAGCTTCGGCCCATCCTCTCTAAACGCCCCAAAGATCTCCTTGTTCCCTGCCATCGCCCCAGCAACAGTATCAATCATTGcgtcaacccccttcccattaGGCGAGGCCTCACGAACCGCCTTGGCGATTTGATCGGGCTTCATGTTGCGGTCGACGCAGGTTGTCgcgccgagggaggtgactTTCTGGTTGTGGGCGCGGGAGTTGGTTGTGATGATTACCagatgggggagggcgtCACGCAGGAGTTGGACAGCGGAGGCGCCCACGCCGGAAGAGCcgccgatgacgaggaccgAGGTCaaaagggggggtttgatctggggttgggtggcACCTGGGGTCATCGGGCTGGTgaggtcgtcgaggttggggatcCTCTCGTTGGGGAGCTCCctgaggtgggggaggggaacgCCGAGGcctttgatgatggaggctACGGCTGTGAGGTAACAGATTCTGGGGGAAGCAAGATTAGCAAGAGATACAGTGTGGAGCGAAAGGGGGTTGCTCACGGAACAGAAGCAGCCTGCTCAAAAGTCCAAGCCGTGGGCTTGCGGCAGGCGTAGTTGGCCGGGACGGTCGTTACATCCTGGAAAGCGCCGGCACGGCCACCATGGCCAGCCAAGCTCATGACCGCATCACCGGCCTTGAACCCCTGAACATTCTTacccacaacctccaccacaccagctgTGTCGATGCCGAAGATCTCGGGCCAAGAATCGACCATCATCCCATGGTGAAGATTCTTCCAGTCGAGGGGGTTCAGACCAACAGCACGGTTCCGGATGCAAATCTCGTTCGGCCCAGGAACTGGGTAAGGTGCGTTGATCAGCTGGAACGGACCGCCTTGTCTGGCAGCGATGTACTGCTGGATGCCTTTCGGGGCGGCCGAGCTGGCGTTTGGAGACATGTTGGTGAGAGTGTCGAGTGTTGAGAGACAAATCTTGTCTGAGTGATCTCTGCTGCTTCAAGAGATTACATATGAGATGGGATCAGGTTTTGCTCCCGGGGAGGCGAGATTCAGGGGTGACGTCGCCATTCTCCGGCGTTCCGTAGCGCGAGTGTCTTGACTCGAGCAAAACTGCCATTCACCGAGTTAGATACTGTGACTGACTGGCTTCAAAGCGCGCCGTTGAGCCGCCGTTCAAAGGCCGGGTGCCGTTAGTTTAAGCTTCTTTACCCCTGACCCCTTTCCCGAGACAGTGGGGCCGGTCGGCCCCGGCACGTCGGAAGTGGGACCCGGGATTGTGGAGCACATCGGCCAGCCCCGCTGTCACACCACCGTCCACCTGTGCTTGTCacgccatcaacatcacctcaCCGttttcccaacccaacatcaTGGAAGAGGGGAAGCACCAGTATCGGGTGTAGTGTTGCTCATTTGTCTATAAAACATCAGTCTTGCCTCTTCAGTCAATACAGCTGTCTCTCCCATCATTGTTACAACAGATCTCTTCAATACTTCTTGCAGACAAGCCACATACAtacccaccaccgcaacaCAGCCTAGGTGACTGTTACGTTTTCAGGTTCACTCGCAGCAAAAATGAACCATACCAACACCGCCAGCCATCAATCAccaaaacctcaacacccaccagaggagcaccatcaccatcaccactggTACCACCTCAGCCAGCAAGCTCTCCTATCAGGGCTGATGTGCATGTCATGGGGTGCACTTCCCCCTGATGCAGTCGAGTACCTTGCCAGTCCAAGTCATGCACCCGACTCGGAGTCCATTACTGGCGTTCATCATCACACCTTGTACCCTGTTTTGTCTCACGGTTCAGCGCATTCCGCATCGCGCTCAAAGTAGGGAAGGCAACGAATTTGATGATTAATGATTACGATTTTTGATACCCCAAAACTGTTAGTAAGCCCCAAGGCAAACATCTCATCCCTGCTTAGACTGACAGTCCAAGGATTGGAACTTTGCGTGGTCTTTTAGGCGAGAATTGGCCGAGGGATGCAATGAAGGAGATTTTCCGCAATTCGAGCAAGGGCTTCATGTTGCTCTTAAAGCTAGCCAATGCTACTTAATTTTGATCATTTCTGAGACCTGCTGCGTACCAGTGACAGCTACTCTCGCTTCGTCTGAGGCTGAGGAACAAATACCCAAACGATTGCCGAGGCCGATATCAGGCCCACAAGGACAGGCTGCAATACCGAGACTCCAACGTGGGCGCCCAGTATGCCGGTGACGATCGGGAACAGAGAACCACCAAGCTGGGCAAAGACGAAGAGAAAGGGCAGTGCTGTAGATCTGATGTCGGGAGGGAAGAGCCGCGTGCCCACCCCAAGGGCCTGTTGGCGACTGTTAGCTAAAACCCCGATTCATGAAACCAAATTAGGCAGGTTGGGTACTGACAGTCGCAAAGAATGGCCCGAGAAAGAACCCCAAGAAGCTGATGGCGACCGAGGCAGCAATGATGTTGGGAACACTGTAACAAGTCTCGATTAGCCTCACTGCCCCACACAATATCTCCTGTCCTGCCACCATGTGATGATGCTTACAGCCAGAATACCAGCTGAAACGCTAGACAGAACAGGCAGTATATGAATATCATCCGCCGCTCGCCGAATTTGTGTGTTGGATCGGGCAGAAGGAGGCGACCCAAGAGACAACCGCCGCTGAACCCAGCTGGAACGTATCCCATCTGCCTCAAGTCGCCATCGCGGACATCCACGAGATATTCcacaacccatccaccagcGGTGACGCAAACCCCgagatggaagaagaaaaacagaCTGATTACCCAAACGCTTCGCGTCGTGAGGGTCTCTTTGATGAGGGCCGAAGCGCTTTTCTCGGGAGCCACAGTACCGGGATCAAGAGCACGCACATGGGGTCGAAGGCAGAATGTATCCCGAAATGCCACCATGGCCAGTGCCAAGTTAGCAACACCCAAGCCCAGAGGTACGGTGTAAAACAAGTACCACTGCGAAGATCCGTCTCCGGAAGGCGATGACGCGATGGGGGAGGCAGCGAATGGCGCAACGAGACATCCTGCCATGTACATGGCATGGATAAAACCAAGCCAGCGGTGAACAGTCAGACCCTTCTCCGTGGCGACGTAGGTGTTTGCCTGTGTGTCCTGGAAAGCCTGTCCGATGCTGGCAAACcagaaggtggtgatgaacaAGCCAAACGGCGGCGTGGGCCATGCTCTCAGTGCATGGGCGACGACTTGGAAGGCAGCGCCTAAAACCATCATAGCTCCAAGATCAAGGCGATGATTGAGATGTGTGTTGGACAAGGCGGCGGATAACCAGCCCACGAAACTCGCCGCATATCTTGTCTGTGTCAACACGATGCCTATATGCCTATGTTGGTCGAATGAGCGAGAGCGTCGAACTTACAGGGCAGACACAATGGCAGTGGTTACACCATAGTCGCGGATGATGTGTGGTATCAAGGCACCGATGCTACCGTCGTTGACACCGGACACAAAAAACGAGAAAGCAGCGCTGGCGAGCTTCAAAAGAACTGACTTGGTGAGCCCTTGGGCCTGACCATCTTCAGAGGGGGGAGAATCGTCCACTTGGAAAGAAGCTCTTGCTGTGGATCGTGATGCATTCTCGGCATCGCTCGGAGGTTCAACTGTGTAAGTGGTTGTGGCTGCTTTGGACATGGCGGATATTCGTTATGTGTGTCAATCTCCCGAGCCTTGATACCTGGCTTGAGGGACCTAGTCGTGGGCAAACGAAATCCTGACCAGACAGCATTTTATCAATGTTCATGGAGGACAAGGGCCAAGGAGCGCATTTGTCAGGGTTGCCAACTTGGGATGATCCCCAGACCTCGTCGGTGTCATGCCTTCGTTTCCCCGCTGATTTGTGTGGGTTTTATGGCGGGGATCACTGGCTCAACGTGCCGAAATGGCTAAACTTCGGTGGGCAGTGGGTGTCTCGCTTCAGTGGCATGGCTAAAAGTCGGAGACTTGCACCAACCACGGCCACTCTGCCGAGAGATCACGATCACAGAAGTGCTCCTTTCCCCGACCTTTTCCCGATTTACACGCTCCGTTgttgctcttcttgctcAAATGGCGGAAATCAAGACCGAGATAATCAAGATAAAAGGGCGAGGTGCTGTCCTCACGAGAGAGATTGGATGAAATGTCCAAGTCCAGACACACCTCAAGCAACCACCATGACATCTCCCTCAGTCTACGACAACTTTGTCTGGCGTGAGATCAACCCTGGCATTTGGCAGCGTGACGccgacgaggccgaggtgTTCTACTCTTCTTTGGTCAAACAGTATGCAGGGAGCGGCCGCATGCACTTCGCTATCACTGGCCATGTGTCGTTGACTATCCCGGTTCTCGAAGGCCAGGATGCCACTGCGGTCGCGCCCAGATTCGACGCAGCTCTACAAGCCGCATGGCTGAGACTTCGACACCAACTTCCCAGCATCGGTGCCCAAGTTCACTTTGACAGCCATGAGCAGAAATGGAAGAAGACATACACGATTTTGCCCGACGACGGCGCCCGCGCCGCCTGGCTTGACAAGACGTTTCACTTCATTACAGACGGGCAGACTGGAGTGGAATGGGCCAATTCGGACCCTCCTGCTCCAGAGCTTGCGACATTGTTTGTCGTTGCCGCACCTACTTCTCCTAACTCAGGGGTCCGCCGTGACATCGTCCTTCGCTCCCCTCACGACATCATTGATGGCATTGGCACTCTACAACTTCTCAATGCCTTCGTTCATCACGCCTCACAGGCTTTGGGTGAGTGCTCAACCATGCAACTTGCCATCCTCGATGGCTCCGAGACAGCACGCCTGAGTCCATCTTATCGAGTGGCTGCCGCTGTTCCTCCAGTTCCCACTCCCGAGCAGAAAGCGAAACAAGCAGCACTACAAGAGGCCAACAACGCACCCCAAGATCTAGCAGTTGGGAGCATCGGCATTCCATATCGTCAAGGCGCTCCCTTACCTGGTAAACATCAACGATTCGCTCATACCATTTCTGCCGATCGTGCCTCCTCACTGCTGGCGGCGCTCAAGGCTATTGGTGCGACGCCGACCCATGCGTTCCACGCTGCCATTGCCATGGTAGTCCGCGATCTCCATACCGAGAGCCTCTCGGCGCCGCCTGATGCTGGCGCCTTGGTCAAGTACATCAACTACATTCTTCGGAATGAGCGTCAAAGCTGTCAGCCGCCTTTCAACGGGCCTCATCATGCAGCGGCCGTTTATCACTCTGTTTCTGGGGCCAAGCTTGCTGTAACGATGCCGGCCACCGTCTTTGCCGATGCCAGCAAACGAGACGACGAATTTCTCGATATCTTGGCTCAAATTCGACAGTTCTACCACTCCGTGCGTGACGACAAAGACCACTTTGCTCTGGCGCCATACATCTGGACGGCGgccaccccttcccttccattGCCTCAATCCGAGAACGACAAGTGGGATATTCCGGTCCCGCCGCCCAATTCCAAGCCCTCTGTCTCCATTTCCAGCATGGGCGTCATCGACAAACTAATTGTTTCGCGCGTCGGTGAGGTAGAGGTTCACAACCCCTGGGTGACCGGTGAGGAGCTGGGCACTGGACTGGGGTTGTTTCTCGGGACATTTAGAGGAGAGATGGAGCTTAGTGCCGCGTTCAACGAAGCGTGGCATACAGCGGAAGAGGTCCACGGGTTTTTGGACAGGTGCGAGAGGATTGTTTTCGGTTGGGTTGATCGTaggtgatggaggatgtGTGTCAATCGACGGTCCTTAATTTACACAAACTCTTTTTGACGGCCATTTGCGTGTCTGGGAGGCGATTTGTGACACATTGGGCAACTGGGCAGGGCTGTTAGGGCCTCAGGGGTAGCTACCCGTTAGCGATATGAATGCCAAGTCCAACCTGCATTTGCAAGTCGCTTTGGCGGAGTGGTTAACGCGCGGCCCTGCTAAGGCCGTTTCTTCGGAAGCGTAGGTTCGAATCCTGCAGGCGACGTTCACTTTTTGCATTTCTTTTACAGCCTGATTGATCATTATgtaattctttttttcccgCTTTCCAGGAGGAACTTATGTCGACAAGGTCGGGACGTAGCACAATGCGGAAGCCTAACTCAACGACGAGTGACGATCAACGGAAACTTATAGTTGGGCATCAGCTCTCAATTCAACCTTTTtcgctcttttcttcctccattGTCGATCTGATCACCATGCCTCTTGTGTTTCTCTGCGGGGAATGTTGAAGCGGCGTTGCACAAATGAGGTTCAAAGTGCGGCCCCCACATTCTTTGCAGCGCTCCAGACCACCAGACTTCCTTCTTTCACGTTTGCTGCAGTCAGCGGGCGGTGCAGGCAACAGTCACACCTTCTGGAAACCTTCCACCCCAGGGCACCTGGTACATTCTCAACATAAGGTAGAGCCCTACCAACATCATGGTCTCCGAGCACCGGCCGGGCAACTTATATATCACCCATTTACGAGACCCATAACGATGCTGCAATAGACAACAGCCCATTCTCCCACAGATCTTCCACCCCGCCTTTGTCTTGACCCCATGCCCCCCATTCAACCCCGCGGCGTCGGCCCTACCGAGTCCTTCGTCTTTCCCACAGGCACCGTCAAAGATAACCTTCGGACTTTTTTTCGAGCTTGCGAACTGGGCAGCACCAGATATGTCGAGAAATGTATCAAATCTCTTTCTCCTGCGGGCAGGGTGCCGCTCTTGAACTATAGCACCAGTTCAAAGAATCGTCTAAAAGCGCTGCACCTTGCGGCCCAGGCCGGCCATAACGATATTGTCCGGTTGTTACTCGAAGCGGGAGCACAGGTTGATGTGGCGGCTGAGAAGGGCGTGACACCTCTGGCCTGTGCAGCCGCCTCGGGACAGTCTGGGACTCTTCAGATTCTCCTGGAGCATGGGGCTGATCCGCATCGCCTCATGGAGGATGGGCTCACCATTATTTCTCATGCTGCCAGGTCAGACGTGGTGCGAGGACAGGCGGATACCATCGCCATGCTGATTGAACACGGAGTTGATCCCAATGCCATCGACGAGACGCCCAAAAAGTCAGCCCTGAACTGGGCCTGCAGTCAAGGCAATCTCGCTGTGGTGAAGATTCTTCTCGACCCAAACATTGGTGGCGTCAAGCCAGGTGAGATTCTCGGCGAGGACGGGTGGACAGCCCTTCACTTCGCTGCCCGATGTCAAGTGTTCGCCGGCAAGGACGTCACCCAGTACCTCATACGCGCAGGGATGGATCAGACAGTCGGAGACATCGACGGCTGGCTTCCTATCCACTACGCGGCTAAGTACGCCAACGTCGTCACCCTCGGCTACCTCATCCATCAAAAGCCCGGGCTTTCCCAACTCATCGAAATCAAAACTGATACCGGCGGCACCCCTCTTCATTGTGCCTgtgatgaaggggaggcaATCAGGTGGCTTCTTCGACATGGCGCAGACGTCAATGCTCAAGACGATGAAGGCGACACGCCGCTGGGCTTGTCGTGCTATGACGGGATAGGCGATACTGtgaacctccttctccaggcCGGAGCGGACCCAAAGATTCAAAATGAGGAGAAGCGAACCGCGCTTCACTGGGCTGCAAGAGGCGGGGCGGTTAATGCCGGCCGGGGGCTGCTCAACAAGTGCCCGGCTATTTTACATATCAAGGACGAAAAGAACCTTTCTGCTATGCATCTAGCCATCAGGAAGTTTGAGCCAACTTTTGCTGAGATGCTCCTGGATGAGTTCTACCCGGAGTATGCAACAAATCTACACGGGGATTTGACGGCTGTGCATGAGCCTTCGGGAGAAACACCTTTGATATCGGCGGTGAAGAGGTTTcaggttggggtggtggaaaagttgttgaagttgggggCCGAGGCTGATGTCAAGGATAAGAGCGGGAAGACGCCGTTGGTGTATGCCAGTCGGGCAAGGAAGCATAGTGAGAAGTTGGTTGAAATGCTGCTGGATCATcaggcggcggagaaggctaaggaggcggcggagaaggagacgggGGGTGAGAAGATGCCGATGGAGTTGCAACATATGCTTCAGTTTTTGAAGAcggtgttggaggagcaggagagggagtgaTGTGGTCAGATTAAGGGGAAGTAAGGTTTCAAACATCTGCTCTGATCTGGAAATTAGAGTAGGTACTTGTCCTTACCCAGCCATGAGTGCCGTGTTGTTCTAATGTGTTATTTGCCTTAGGAATCGCAATGATATATCGGAATAGCCGTACCTTTACCTAACATTGTTCACATTCAATGTCACAGAAACAACACACCAGACACGATTAGCTACGACTAATAATTTCAAGGACTCTGACCGTCGCTTGATAACAAGTACCCCGTACCCTAGGAAATTCTCTGCTGCGTTACAGTCGCTGCGGGCTAGTGACGTCATTGCGCTTGTGTCGGATATGGAGGTTCATCTAACATTGAGAACCTTTCAAAACCACGCCGGGCTAGCACATTTGAAAGTCAACAGGGACAATAAATGTTATGGTCATGACTACA from Podospora pseudoanserina strain CBS 124.78 chromosome 7 map unlocalized CBS124.78p_7.2, whole genome shotgun sequence includes these protein-coding regions:
- a CDS encoding uncharacterized protein (COG:O; EggNog:ENOG503NWT6); protein product: MGTIMWLLALFTIIFISLHHLHTRRNRGQIPVSVNYHFTRRCNYTCGFCFHTASTSYIEDPNRAKEGLRLLANAGMRKLNFAGGEPFLYPKFLGEMIDFCKQDLKLESVSIVTNGSLIREDFLRKHGKNLDILAVSCDSFDEATNIQIGRGTGTQVKKLCEIARWCEKYGVLFKINTVVNRLNYMEDMNERIGELKPFRWKCFQVLIVAGENDTEETLRNGHKFTISDGEFEGFCERHRGQPSLVPEPNSLMAKSYLILDEYLRFLDRTGKQPSRPILEVGVKKALESVFWDEGAFLERGGLYDWVKPEMEKSCGKGGREELDW
- a CDS encoding uncharacterized protein (COG:G; EggNog:ENOG503NYDJ) gives rise to the protein MSKAATTTYTVEPPSDAENASRSTARASFQVDDSPPSEDGQAQGLTKSVLLKLASAAFSFFVSGVNDGSIGALIPHIIRDYGVTTAIVSALYAASFVGWLSAALSNTHLNHRLDLGAMMVLGAAFQVVAHALRAWPTPPFGLFITTFWFASIGQAFQDTQANTYVATEKGLTVHRWLGFIHAMYMAGCLVAPFAASPIASSPSGDGSSQWYLFYTVPLGLGVANLALAMVAFRDTFCLRPHVRALDPGTVAPEKSASALIKETLTTRSVWVISLFFFFHLGVCVTAGGWVVEYLVDVRDGDLRQMGYVPAGFSGGCLLGRLLLPDPTHKFGERRMIFIYCLFCLAFQLVFWLVPNIIAASVAISFLGFFLGPFFATALGVGTRLFPPDIRSTALPFLFVFAQLGGSLFPIVTGILGAHVGVSVLQPVLVGLISASAIVWVFVPQPQTKRE
- a CDS encoding uncharacterized protein (COG:C; EggNog:ENOG503NX7M), with the protein product MSPNASSAAPKGIQQYIAARQGGPFQLINAPYPVPGPNEICIRNRAVGLNPLDWKNLHHGMMVDSWPEIFGIDTAGVVEVVGKNVQGFKAGDAVMSLAGHGGRAGAFQDVTTVPANYACRKPTAWTFEQAASVPICYLTAVASIIKGLGVPLPHLRELPNERIPNLDDLTSPMTPGATQPQIKPPLLTSVLVIGGSSGVGASAVQLLRDALPHLVIITTNSRAHNQKVTSLGATTCVDRNMKPDQIAKAVREASPNGKGVDAMIDTVAGAMAGNKEIFGAFREDGPKLYSHVMTGEKLEVSEGVKAATVFGRMAFQTDGGGAAMTKLVDLVESGRFKMPLEIEVVGKGLGVIGAGLEKLRGGVSGTKLVVSL
- a CDS encoding uncharacterized protein (EggNog:ENOG503Q0C8; COG:M) is translated as MPPIQPRGVGPTESFVFPTGTVKDNLRTFFRACELGSTRYVEKCIKSLSPAGRVPLLNYSTSSKNRLKALHLAAQAGHNDIVRLLLEAGAQVDVAAEKGVTPLACAAASGQSGTLQILLEHGADPHRLMEDGLTIISHAARSDVVRGQADTIAMLIEHGVDPNAIDETPKKSALNWACSQGNLAVVKILLDPNIGGVKPGEILGEDGWTALHFAARCQVFAGKDVTQYLIRAGMDQTVGDIDGWLPIHYAAKYANVVTLGYLIHQKPGLSQLIEIKTDTGGTPLHCACDEGEAIRWLLRHGADVNAQDDEGDTPLGLSCYDGIGDTVNLLLQAGADPKIQNEEKRTALHWAARGGAVNAGRGLLNKCPAILHIKDEKNLSAMHLAIRKFEPTFAEMLLDEFYPEYATNLHGDLTAVHEPSGETPLISAVKRFQVGVVEKLLKLGAEADVKDKSGKTPLVYASRARKHSEKLVEMLLDHQAAEKAKEAAEKETGGEKMPMELQHMLQFLKTVLEEQERE
- a CDS encoding uncharacterized protein (EggNog:ENOG503P3NP; COG:S), translating into MAIRPPLQKVLSPCILEVERKFHSLAARHLTQNGGIPPFQSLRSLPLQTIRDTYYDKSNLLSSSGAWIRRRNGIWEAKIRKGGDFTNSRFEELNRVSDIAACVENITGIQAHEKEDFGLGIMADFVTTRETWIADEEFRIVRDNMDFGHEVGEVELQRVLDGEASEEEKMGEMERMDERIGEFMRRYGWAFRKGRPVGKLTAYFEMMGQKRS
- a CDS encoding uncharacterized protein (EggNog:ENOG503P0N2): MEDKGQGAHLSGLPTWDDPQTSSVSCLRFPADLCGFYGGDHWLNVPKWLNFGGQWVSRFSGMAKSRRLAPTTATLPRDHDHRSAPFPDLFPIYTLRCCSSCSNGGNQDRDNQDKRARCCPHERDWMKCPSPDTPQATTMTSPSVYDNFVWREINPGIWQRDADEAEVFYSSLVKQYAGSGRMHFAITGHVSLTIPVLEGQDATAVAPRFDAALQAAWLRLRHQLPSIGAQVHFDSHEQKWKKTYTILPDDGARAAWLDKTFHFITDGQTGVEWANSDPPAPELATLFVVAAPTSPNSGVRRDIVLRSPHDIIDGIGTLQLLNAFVHHASQALGECSTMQLAILDGSETARLSPSYRVAAAVPPVPTPEQKAKQAALQEANNAPQDLAVGSIGIPYRQGAPLPGKHQRFAHTISADRASSLLAALKAIGATPTHAFHAAIAMVVRDLHTESLSAPPDAGALVKYINYILRNERQSCQPPFNGPHHAAAVYHSVSGAKLAVTMPATVFADASKRDDEFLDILAQIRQFYHSVRDDKDHFALAPYIWTAATPSLPLPQSENDKWDIPVPPPNSKPSVSISSMGVIDKLIVSRVGEVEVHNPWVTGEELGTGLGLFLGTFRGEMELSAAFNEAWHTAEEVHGFLDRCERIVFGWVDRR
- a CDS encoding uncharacterized protein (EggNog:ENOG503Q16B; COG:F), producing MVPEARRTRDLIFVIGAPGAGKGTLCKMLAEANNVDHLSLGDLLRQTVSSPNADQLIAGCIHRGELLPTHILHELLYHRVAQPVSSTAARPLLLDGFPRRLDQAREFEAVASTRTGALYSLFRELAAESAN
- a CDS encoding uncharacterized protein (EggNog:ENOG503Q16B; COG:F), giving the protein MFDKRYSEFRESNPPIVSHYARPEGRLITIDTSGATEESYQKLQAALGSSEEWAALTSEAPKFPVEWLREMTDDQAHS